Genomic segment of Aerosakkonema funiforme FACHB-1375:
CGAAGGATCGATCGAACTGTCACCCCAAATATTAAAATTGACTGTAGAAGCGTCAGTAGAAGAATTCGCAGAAAACTTACTCTTCATAAACTTGGAGCCTAAAATGGAAATAGCCATAAGTTTCTCCTGATTAAGGTGAAAAGTTTTGTTGGATTAGGTTAATTGAATTTACTGATTTTTTGAGAGCCCAGATTTTTCCCGTTTTTTGGTGTATACCAAATCCGGGTCTGTTACCTTATTTTTCTCAAAGCAACCCTGAAGATATTAGGCGCGTTCAAAGATTAGAAATAAGTTTTTAGTTGATGGCGATCGCTTACTGTAGAGCAACTCTGACTATTTTTGGTAATTCTAAAGTGCGGTCTCTATCTATGTAAGTGTCAGATGTCTGAAATTGTCGAACAAATTCTGCTACTTTTTCTGGGCCTGCTTGTTGCAGCGCCGTCAAGAGTTGCTGACTCTCGATCGAGAATTGTTCAACGTCGATCTCGGCATACGTTGGTTGGTAATACCGCAATCGATTGATACCTTCTCCTAACAAAATTACCGCACCGCGCCAGTTATGATTACCAAGGTGATATAAGGCAACAGCAATTTGCAAAATACCCTGATAGAAAGTTTTTTGTGGCTCTGTTGACTCCATCCACAGAGCCTCTAGGGTATCGTGACAGGCGTAGTAATCTTTGTTGTTAAACTGCTCTACGCCTTGCCAGAATTCTTGAGGCACTGCTTCCATCATCCCATACTATCTCGTACAGCTTTGATTTCCTCTAAGGAAATTTCCTGCTTATCACCGGCAAAATCGTTATCT
This window contains:
- a CDS encoding DUF309 domain-containing protein; translated protein: MMEAVPQEFWQGVEQFNNKDYYACHDTLEALWMESTEPQKTFYQGILQIAVALYHLGNHNWRGAVILLGEGINRLRYYQPTYAEIDVEQFSIESQQLLTALQQAGPEKVAEFVRQFQTSDTYIDRDRTLELPKIVRVALQ